In a genomic window of Dyadobacter fermentans DSM 18053:
- a CDS encoding Hint domain-containing protein — protein sequence MKVLTTSIFSLLSLTVFAQTELTAVSSIQSQATIRISKSTKRCKYFSANAPVTMADGSVKSIADVRVGEHVKTCKDGKTATTQVKQIDIFDQPTLPLTAVYLRPAHDHATPDSPIVPALLLEATPDHKVQTNHGRKRMKKLSKKDILYRYEPSTGIVSSWKVGAVQTNARRVKKAYDLETVDGTYLVDNVMVANN from the coding sequence ATGAAGGTCCTGACCACCAGTATTTTTTCACTCCTGTCCCTTACTGTTTTTGCCCAAACCGAGCTCACAGCCGTCAGCAGCATCCAGTCGCAGGCCACCATCCGCATTTCGAAGAGCACCAAGCGCTGCAAGTATTTTTCGGCCAATGCACCCGTGACGATGGCCGACGGAAGTGTGAAATCCATTGCGGACGTGCGCGTGGGCGAGCATGTGAAGACGTGCAAGGACGGCAAAACGGCCACCACGCAGGTGAAGCAGATCGACATTTTCGACCAGCCCACGTTACCGCTGACGGCGGTGTACCTCCGGCCGGCGCACGACCATGCCACCCCGGATTCGCCGATTGTGCCCGCGTTGCTGCTCGAAGCCACGCCCGACCACAAGGTGCAAACCAATCACGGCAGAAAACGGATGAAAAAGCTTTCCAAAAAGGACATTCTGTATCGCTATGAGCCTTCCACCGGCATTGTATCATCATGGAAAGTGGGCGCGGTGCAAACGAACGCCCGGCGCGTGAAGAAGGCCTACGACCTGGAAACGGTGGACGGCACTTACCTGGTAGACAATGTGATGGTTGCCAACAACTGA
- a CDS encoding agmatine deiminase family protein: MTANSASSTPRELGFTFPAEWAPHRATWLTFPHNDASWQGDKLAKMRPQYLAFIKAISQGEKVGVIANDEALKQFIIGELDKTGVDLNKIEFIVKPTNDAWCRDHGPSFVVNPKTGEKMIVDWGHNAWGGKYPPYDDDNRTPRAVAEYLNLPVVNPGIIMEGGSVEFNGAGTILTSESCLLNLNRNPHLKQAQIEQHLFDYYGVEQILWVEGGIEGDDTDGHIDDTTRFVNEDTVVACVESNPADDNYKMLQTNLGMLKNMRLVSGKQLNIIELPMPKAVVIDGFRTPGSYANFLICNAGVIVPVFNNPHDQVAIDILEKAFPGRKIIPLLATEIIWGQGSFHCLSQQEPLV; encoded by the coding sequence GTGACAGCAAATTCCGCTTCATCGACGCCCCGCGAGCTGGGTTTTACATTTCCCGCCGAATGGGCGCCGCACCGCGCTACCTGGCTTACTTTCCCGCACAACGACGCCTCCTGGCAAGGCGATAAGCTCGCCAAAATGCGTCCGCAATACCTGGCGTTCATCAAGGCCATCAGCCAGGGCGAAAAAGTGGGCGTTATCGCCAACGACGAAGCATTGAAGCAATTCATCATCGGCGAGCTCGACAAAACGGGTGTCGATTTGAATAAAATCGAGTTTATAGTAAAACCCACCAACGACGCCTGGTGCCGCGACCATGGTCCTTCTTTTGTGGTAAATCCCAAAACCGGCGAAAAAATGATCGTCGACTGGGGCCATAATGCCTGGGGAGGTAAATATCCGCCCTACGACGACGATAACCGCACGCCGCGGGCCGTGGCCGAATACCTGAACCTGCCGGTTGTAAACCCGGGCATCATCATGGAAGGCGGCTCGGTGGAATTCAATGGCGCGGGAACCATTCTCACCAGCGAATCCTGCCTGCTGAACCTGAACCGCAACCCGCACCTGAAGCAAGCGCAGATCGAGCAGCATTTGTTTGATTATTATGGTGTAGAGCAAATACTGTGGGTAGAAGGCGGCATAGAAGGCGACGACACCGACGGCCATATTGACGATACGACGCGCTTTGTGAATGAAGATACCGTCGTGGCTTGCGTAGAAAGCAACCCGGCCGACGACAACTACAAAATGCTGCAAACGAATCTCGGCATGCTGAAAAACATGCGGCTGGTCAGCGGCAAGCAACTTAATATCATTGAACTACCGATGCCGAAGGCGGTCGTGATCGACGGTTTCCGCACGCCAGGCTCGTATGCCAACTTTTTGATCTGCAATGCAGGCGTGATCGTGCCGGTATTCAACAATCCGCACGACCAGGTCGCGATCGATATTCTGGAAAAAGCTTTTCCGGGCAGGAAAATCATTCCGCTCCTGGCCACGGAAATTATCTGGGGACAAGGCAGTTTCCATTGCCTGAGCCAGCAGGAGCCGCTGGTTTAA
- a CDS encoding glycoside hydrolase family 25 protein → MAKKKTRSSVSNVKYLKPLPAKGWAIIAAVVVIIGGLIWWSDKTDENQWEFISKFGIKLPLRYAVHGIDVSHHNAKINWDKLKMARSENVSIDFVYIKATEGATHLDRQFKRNWAEARRVGMKRGAYHFYNPRVMSDRQVDNFIGQVRMEPGDLPPVLDLEVNGGKPDDIIIKGVRNWLTLIEAHYGVKPIIYVNEHYYKKYIAGNFDDYPLWLAGYSRTHLDDLASDAHVLFWQHSEKGWVDGIRGFVDYNVFLHERTEWDNLADRE, encoded by the coding sequence ATGGCAAAAAAGAAGACCCGCTCGTCAGTTAGTAATGTTAAATACCTGAAACCGCTCCCTGCGAAGGGCTGGGCCATTATCGCGGCCGTGGTAGTGATAATCGGCGGACTGATCTGGTGGAGCGATAAAACAGACGAAAATCAGTGGGAGTTTATCAGCAAGTTCGGTATCAAGCTGCCGCTGCGGTATGCCGTTCACGGGATCGACGTTTCGCACCACAATGCGAAGATCAATTGGGATAAACTCAAAATGGCGCGCTCGGAAAATGTAAGTATTGATTTCGTGTATATCAAAGCCACGGAAGGCGCCACGCACCTCGACAGGCAGTTCAAACGCAACTGGGCGGAAGCCAGGCGGGTAGGAATGAAGCGCGGTGCGTACCATTTCTATAATCCTAGGGTGATGTCCGACCGCCAGGTTGATAACTTCATCGGCCAGGTAAGAATGGAACCCGGGGACCTGCCGCCGGTGCTTGATCTGGAAGTCAATGGCGGCAAGCCGGACGACATCATTATCAAAGGTGTGCGCAACTGGCTCACGCTCATCGAGGCGCATTACGGCGTGAAGCCTATCATTTACGTCAATGAGCATTATTACAAAAAATACATCGCCGGCAACTTCGACGATTATCCGCTCTGGCTCGCGGGCTACTCGCGCACGCACCTGGACGACCTCGCCTCCGACGCGCACGTGCTGTTCTGGCAGCACAGCGAAAAGGGCTGGGTGGACGGTATCCGGGGTTTTGTGGATTACAATGTGTTCCTGCACGAGCGCACGGAGTGGGACAATCTGGCCGACAGGGAGTAG
- the leuS gene encoding leucine--tRNA ligase — protein MSEYSHREIEKKWQDFWQKNGTFSVSNESELPKYYVLDMFPYPSGAGLHVGHPLGYIASDIYSRYKRLKGFNVLHPMGFDSFGLPAEQYAIQTGQHPAITTEQNISRYIEQLKNLGLSYDWNREVRTSDPGYYKWTQWIFSELFNSWYNNDTDQAEPIETLTAKFAQEGNAKINAPADEDTPAFTAEEWNAWSEEVQYKMTLKYRLTYVADATVNWCPGLGSVLSNDEVKDGVSERGGFPVIQKLMRQWMMRITAYAQRLIDGLDTVDWTESLKEQQRNWIGRSVGALVKFQVWEEREDGGKGESGIVNSLSSFPPSIEVFTTRVDTIYGVTFMVIAPEHELVDVITTPEQRAEIDDYIAMTQKKSERDRMSDVKTVSGAFTGAYVLNPFSGEKVPVYIADYVLAGYGTGAVMAVPSGDQRDWNFAKHFNLPIIPILDAQKDIETQADATKEGKYINSGIIDGLTYKEATEKLINVLEEKGLGKGKINYRLRDAVFSRQRYWGEPVPVYYKNDSEGQPVPYLLDLNELPLNLPEVDKYLPTENGEPPLGRAVGWSYGSGVGYNSGSGHGYETGAGYSYELSTMPGWAGSSWYWYRYMDPKNENEFASKEAIGYWKDVDLYIGGTEHATGHLLYSRFWNKFMKDRGFVQEEEPFKKLINQGMIQGRSNFVYRVKGEDYSKPVFVSAGLKSQYEVSALHVDVNIVENDVLDVDKFKATRPDIAGEHAEFILEDGKYICGVEVEKMSKSKFNVVNPDDIVERYGADTLRLYEMFLGPLDQAKPWNTNGIDGTYRFIRKLWRLFYTETGQWQVKDVPAKPDELKTLHKTIKKIGEDIENFSFNTAVSAFMVCVNELGSQKCQSKEVLQQLVILLSPYAPHISEELWTALGNEAGGVSKAEFPVFEAKYVQDSVFEYPVQINGKVRASLTFPLDTPAADIEKEVLADVTVQKWMEGKPAKKVIVVPKRIVNVVI, from the coding sequence ATGAGCGAGTACAGTCATCGCGAAATAGAAAAAAAATGGCAGGATTTCTGGCAGAAGAACGGCACATTCAGCGTGTCCAATGAGTCGGAGTTGCCGAAGTATTATGTGTTGGATATGTTTCCCTACCCTTCGGGCGCAGGGCTGCATGTGGGGCATCCGCTGGGGTATATTGCCTCGGATATCTATTCCCGTTACAAAAGGCTGAAAGGCTTCAACGTGCTGCATCCGATGGGCTTCGATAGCTTCGGATTGCCCGCCGAGCAATACGCCATCCAAACCGGCCAGCACCCGGCCATTACCACCGAGCAGAATATCAGCCGCTATATCGAGCAGCTGAAAAACCTGGGACTCAGCTACGACTGGAACCGCGAAGTGCGGACGTCCGACCCGGGCTACTATAAATGGACGCAATGGATTTTCTCGGAGCTGTTCAACAGCTGGTACAACAACGATACCGACCAGGCGGAGCCGATTGAAACCCTGACCGCGAAATTCGCGCAGGAAGGTAATGCCAAAATCAATGCACCTGCGGATGAAGATACCCCCGCATTCACTGCCGAAGAGTGGAATGCATGGTCGGAAGAGGTACAATATAAGATGACATTGAAATACCGCCTGACCTACGTCGCCGACGCAACCGTAAACTGGTGCCCCGGCCTGGGATCGGTATTGTCGAACGACGAGGTGAAAGACGGTGTTTCCGAACGCGGCGGCTTCCCCGTGATCCAGAAACTGATGCGCCAATGGATGATGCGCATCACCGCATACGCACAGCGATTGATCGACGGCCTGGACACGGTGGATTGGACGGAGTCATTGAAAGAGCAGCAGCGGAACTGGATCGGACGTTCGGTTGGAGCGTTGGTCAAATTTCAGGTTTGGGAGGAAAGGGAAGATGGAGGAAAGGGAGAAAGTGGTATTGTAAATTCCCTTTCCTCCTTTCCTCCCTCTATCGAAGTGTTCACAACACGAGTAGACACGATTTACGGCGTTACGTTTATGGTAATCGCGCCGGAGCATGAGCTTGTGGATGTGATCACGACGCCGGAGCAGCGGGCGGAAATTGATGACTACATTGCCATGACGCAGAAGAAATCGGAGCGCGACCGGATGTCGGACGTGAAAACGGTTTCGGGTGCATTCACGGGTGCGTACGTGCTCAATCCGTTCAGCGGAGAAAAGGTGCCGGTTTACATTGCCGACTACGTGCTGGCAGGCTACGGAACCGGGGCGGTCATGGCCGTACCATCCGGCGACCAGCGCGACTGGAACTTCGCCAAGCATTTCAACCTGCCCATTATCCCGATCCTCGACGCGCAAAAGGACATTGAAACACAAGCCGACGCGACGAAAGAAGGAAAATATATCAATTCAGGCATTATCGACGGATTGACCTACAAAGAGGCCACCGAAAAGCTGATCAATGTACTGGAAGAAAAAGGATTAGGTAAAGGAAAAATCAACTACCGCCTGCGCGACGCGGTGTTCAGCCGCCAGCGTTACTGGGGCGAGCCGGTGCCTGTTTATTACAAAAATGACAGCGAAGGCCAGCCGGTACCATATCTGCTCGACTTGAACGAGCTGCCGTTGAACCTGCCGGAAGTTGATAAATACCTGCCGACTGAAAACGGAGAGCCGCCGCTGGGCCGCGCTGTTGGGTGGTCTTATGGCTCAGGTGTTGGCTATAATTCGGGCTCTGGTCACGGTTACGAAACCGGAGCAGGTTATAGCTACGAGCTCAGCACCATGCCGGGCTGGGCGGGCAGCAGCTGGTACTGGTACCGCTACATGGACCCGAAAAACGAGAACGAATTCGCATCGAAAGAGGCGATCGGCTATTGGAAAGATGTGGATTTGTACATCGGCGGCACCGAGCACGCGACGGGGCACTTACTGTACAGCCGTTTCTGGAACAAATTCATGAAAGACCGCGGATTTGTGCAGGAAGAGGAGCCGTTCAAAAAGCTCATCAACCAGGGCATGATCCAGGGGCGCAGCAACTTCGTGTACCGCGTCAAAGGAGAGGATTACAGCAAGCCTGTGTTTGTAAGCGCCGGTTTGAAATCGCAATATGAGGTTTCGGCATTGCACGTGGATGTGAATATTGTGGAAAACGACGTGCTGGATGTGGACAAGTTCAAAGCGACGCGGCCGGATATCGCTGGCGAGCATGCTGAGTTCATCCTCGAAGACGGCAAATACATTTGCGGTGTGGAAGTGGAGAAAATGTCGAAATCGAAGTTTAACGTCGTGAACCCGGACGATATCGTGGAGCGCTACGGGGCCGATACCCTGCGGTTGTACGAAATGTTCCTCGGGCCGCTCGATCAGGCGAAACCCTGGAATACCAATGGAATCGACGGAACGTACCGCTTCATCCGTAAGCTGTGGCGCCTGTTTTACACCGAAACCGGCCAGTGGCAGGTGAAAGACGTTCCCGCGAAGCCCGACGAATTGAAGACTTTGCACAAAACGATCAAAAAGATCGGTGAGGACATCGAAAACTTCTCGTTCAACACCGCAGTGAGTGCGTTTATGGTGTGCGTGAATGAGCTCGGCAGCCAGAAATGCCAGAGCAAAGAAGTATTGCAGCAATTGGTAATCCTGCTTTCGCCCTACGCGCCGCATATTTCGGAAGAATTGTGGACGGCATTGGGTAATGAAGCAGGAGGTGTTTCCAAAGCCGAATTCCCGGTTTTTGAAGCCAAATACGTGCAGGATTCAGTATTCGAATATCCGGTGCAGATCAATGGAAAAGTGCGCGCGTCGTTGACATTCCCGCTGGACACGCCGGCGGCGGACATCGAGAAGGAGGTATTGGCCGACGTAACCGTTCAGAAATGGATGGAAGGCAAGCCTGCCAAAAAAGTGATCGTCGTTCCAAAACGGATTGTGAACGTGGTGATCTGA
- a CDS encoding porin family protein, giving the protein MKNVMIALCALLISYSASAQYDPAFRFGIKAGANLSNINGSNDLTLAPGGDAFNFKDNSDRSLGFAGGVFFRFGKTFYIQPELLLSQKGGRFNVYKDGLTNSQGKVDVRFSNFDLPVLFGFRVARFFRVNVGPMASLRLSGNGKIGDSFDDFTGDNSDVMFRNRLAYGYQAGVGFDFGRLSLDVRYEGNFTEIVKVNFNNATTASQFGKKGNLFQATLGYAIF; this is encoded by the coding sequence ATGAAAAACGTGATGATTGCCTTGTGCGCATTGTTGATCAGCTACTCCGCCTCTGCTCAGTACGACCCCGCTTTCCGTTTCGGAATTAAGGCCGGAGCTAACTTATCGAATATCAACGGCAGCAACGACCTCACCCTCGCCCCCGGCGGTGATGCATTCAACTTCAAAGACAACTCGGATCGCTCGCTAGGCTTCGCAGGCGGCGTTTTCTTCCGTTTTGGAAAGACATTCTACATTCAACCCGAGCTGTTGCTGTCGCAAAAAGGCGGCCGGTTCAATGTTTATAAGGATGGCCTGACCAACTCTCAGGGCAAGGTGGATGTGCGGTTCAGCAATTTCGACCTGCCGGTGCTGTTTGGTTTCCGCGTCGCACGGTTTTTCCGCGTGAATGTCGGCCCAATGGCGTCGCTCCGGCTGTCAGGCAATGGCAAGATCGGCGACTCGTTCGATGATTTTACGGGCGATAACTCGGATGTAATGTTCCGGAACAGACTAGCGTACGGCTACCAAGCCGGTGTCGGTTTCGACTTCGGGCGGTTAAGCCTCGACGTGCGTTATGAGGGCAATTTTACGGAGATCGTAAAGGTGAATTTTAACAACGCTACTACCGCCTCGCAGTTCGGGAAGAAGGGCAACCTGTTCCAGGCAACGCTCGGCTACGCGATATTCTAA
- a CDS encoding helix-turn-helix domain-containing protein — MAINQDNVRLVFGLKLKQLRLDKGMSLSELSQKSGLSISYINEIEKGKKYPKSDKILALASAIEVDYDTLVSLKLSKRLEPISDLLSSNVLTELPLELFGIDPANLLEILSDAPTKISAFVGTLIEIARNYNMSIEKFYFSALRTYQEMHDNYFEDIELEAERFLEEHHVEASRLLDEQQLESILKTQYHYTIEPINERTNPEFATVRSLTITNASGTRLLINAHLSSVQRAFIYGREIGYLYLNLKNRLHTTALVEAESFEQLLNNFKASYFASAVIIKRSLLVPAIANIFAQKTWQPESLIQLIHDFNTTPESFCYRLSNVLPRYFGINQIFFARFNNFVGQNIFHMTKEMHISRKHYPHTVRDEHYCRRWVALTVLNDLGDMILAKQPPRILCKAQKSTYIDTQDQYLVVSFAQPMSPTPNLNVSVSMGIYLDEQTREKLAFLDDPALNSREVNQTCERCSLFDCRERIAAPVILQKRHKNEELRKALKKMIN; from the coding sequence GTGGCGATCAATCAAGATAATGTAAGACTGGTTTTCGGACTCAAACTCAAACAACTCCGGCTCGACAAGGGAATGTCGCTCAGCGAACTTTCTCAGAAATCGGGGTTGTCGATTTCGTATATCAATGAAATCGAGAAAGGAAAGAAATACCCGAAATCCGACAAGATCCTTGCATTGGCGAGCGCCATTGAAGTCGATTACGACACGCTGGTTTCATTAAAACTGAGCAAACGGCTCGAACCGATTTCCGATCTGCTCAGTTCGAATGTGCTAACGGAATTACCGCTCGAACTGTTCGGCATTGACCCGGCCAACCTGCTCGAAATCCTTTCCGACGCGCCCACCAAAATCAGCGCATTTGTAGGCACACTCATCGAGATCGCCCGGAATTACAACATGTCGATCGAGAAGTTTTATTTCTCGGCATTGCGGACTTATCAGGAAATGCACGACAATTATTTTGAGGATATCGAACTTGAAGCGGAGCGATTCCTGGAAGAGCACCATGTGGAAGCCAGCCGCCTTCTCGACGAGCAGCAGCTCGAAAGCATTCTCAAAACGCAATACCATTACACGATCGAGCCGATCAACGAGCGCACCAACCCCGAATTCGCGACGGTGCGGTCGCTCACGATCACGAACGCATCCGGCACCCGCCTTTTGATCAACGCCCATTTATCCTCCGTACAACGGGCATTTATCTACGGGCGTGAGATAGGGTATTTGTATCTTAATCTGAAAAACCGGCTGCATACGACAGCGCTCGTGGAAGCGGAGTCGTTCGAGCAGTTGCTGAACAATTTCAAGGCATCCTATTTTGCCAGCGCGGTGATTATCAAGCGGAGTTTGCTGGTGCCGGCCATTGCCAACATTTTTGCACAAAAAACCTGGCAGCCGGAAAGCCTCATTCAGCTCATTCACGATTTCAATACAACGCCCGAGTCGTTTTGCTACCGGCTGAGCAATGTGCTGCCCCGGTATTTCGGCATTAATCAAATTTTCTTTGCGCGGTTCAACAACTTCGTCGGCCAGAATATCTTCCACATGACGAAGGAAATGCATATTTCCAGAAAGCATTACCCGCACACGGTGCGCGACGAGCATTACTGCCGCCGCTGGGTTGCCCTTACCGTCCTGAACGACCTGGGCGACATGATTTTGGCCAAACAGCCGCCGCGCATCCTCTGCAAAGCGCAGAAATCGACCTATATCGACACCCAGGACCAGTATCTGGTGGTGAGTTTTGCGCAACCGATGTCGCCTACGCCCAACCTGAACGTGAGCGTGTCCATGGGGATTTATCTCGATGAGCAGACGCGTGAAAAACTGGCATTTCTCGATGATCCCGCCCTTAATTCCCGCGAGGTAAACCAGACCTGCGAACGCTGCTCGCTCTTCGATTGCCGCGAGCGCATTGCAGCACCGGTGATCCTCCAAAAACGGCATAAGAACGAAGAGCTTCGGAAGGCATTGAAAAAGATGATTAATTAG
- a CDS encoding sterol desaturase family protein has product MPGTYDFEDLILTLSTPFYICLIGLEIFLTYKTSHEELAKRPAYSLKDTLTNATLMLLNGGIDLLFRAAYVGVLIWFYNFSFVEPISNPYWYWLALFLAEDLAFYTLHYVDHHCRLFWAVHVTHHSSEHFNLTTGFRSSVFQPLYRFIYFIPLALVGFNPADIIVMYSITQIYGIIVHTEYVGKLGWLEYIFVTPSHHRVHHASNVRYLDKNMGMCLIIWDRIFGTFQEELPSDPPRYGLTKQMEQRGIRQTIFHEWQAIGEDFMQPASFATKLKYLLKAPGWSPDGSRETSKDLQRKLADVTSAIGRQPSDDLSNNSKSRQAIANSQ; this is encoded by the coding sequence ATGCCCGGCACATATGATTTTGAGGATCTCATTCTAACACTATCGACGCCGTTTTACATTTGCCTGATCGGCCTTGAGATCTTTTTAACATACAAGACTTCCCATGAGGAACTGGCCAAACGTCCGGCCTATTCTCTGAAAGATACTTTGACGAATGCCACGCTTATGCTGCTCAACGGCGGGATCGACCTGCTTTTCCGGGCTGCGTATGTGGGCGTACTCATCTGGTTTTATAATTTTTCCTTTGTAGAACCAATCTCCAACCCCTATTGGTACTGGCTGGCATTGTTCCTGGCCGAAGACCTGGCATTTTATACCCTGCATTACGTCGATCACCATTGCCGGTTATTCTGGGCGGTGCATGTGACGCACCATTCGTCGGAGCATTTCAATCTCACTACGGGCTTCCGGTCGTCGGTATTCCAGCCGCTATACCGGTTCATTTACTTCATTCCGCTGGCGTTGGTGGGTTTCAATCCGGCTGATATCATCGTCATGTATTCCATCACGCAGATTTACGGCATCATCGTGCATACCGAGTACGTGGGCAAACTGGGCTGGCTCGAATACATTTTCGTAACGCCTTCGCACCACCGCGTGCACCATGCGAGCAATGTGCGGTACCTGGATAAAAATATGGGCATGTGCCTGATCATCTGGGACCGTATTTTCGGCACGTTTCAGGAAGAACTACCCAGTGACCCGCCGCGTTACGGCCTCACCAAGCAAATGGAACAGCGGGGAATCAGGCAGACTATTTTTCACGAATGGCAGGCCATCGGCGAAGATTTCATGCAGCCGGCCAGTTTTGCGACGAAGCTGAAATACCTCCTCAAAGCACCGGGCTGGTCGCCGGACGGCTCGCGTGAAACCAGTAAGGATTTGCAGCGAAAGCTGGCAGATGTTACTTCGGCTATCGGCCGTCAGCCATCAGACGATTTAAGCAATAATTCTAAAAGCCGGCAGGCAATAGCCAACAGCCAATAG
- a CDS encoding acyl-CoA dehydrogenase family protein: MTQTDFFNISDLLTEEQRLIRQAVRDFTDREIKPVIEDLAQKAEFPQYLIPKFGELGVFGPTIPAEYGGGGLDYTSYGLMCQEIERGDSGMRSTVSVQSSLVMWPIFAFGSEEQKRKYLPKLATGEWLGCFGLTEPDHGSNPGGMQTNIVKTDGGYLLNGSKMWISNAPFAQIGVVWARNEEGRVQGVIVERGMEGLSTPEIHNKWSLRTSATGELVFDNVLIPETHILPGALGLKAALQCLDKARYGIAWGAIGAAVDCYDTAVKYSAERIQFDKPIGAFQLTQKKLAEMLTEITKAQLLAWRLGQLMDAGEATTVQISMAKRNNVEMALNVAREARQVLGAMGITGEFPIMRHMMNLESVITYEGTHDIHLLILGAEITGIGAFK; encoded by the coding sequence ATGACTCAAACCGACTTCTTCAATATTTCCGACCTGCTGACCGAAGAGCAGCGCCTCATCCGGCAGGCTGTGCGCGATTTTACGGATCGGGAAATTAAGCCTGTCATCGAAGACCTTGCCCAGAAGGCGGAGTTTCCTCAATACTTAATCCCGAAATTCGGCGAATTGGGCGTGTTTGGGCCAACGATCCCGGCGGAATATGGAGGCGGCGGGCTGGATTACACCAGCTATGGCCTCATGTGCCAGGAAATCGAAAGGGGCGATTCGGGCATGCGGTCGACCGTTTCGGTGCAGAGCTCGCTGGTGATGTGGCCGATTTTTGCGTTCGGCTCGGAGGAGCAGAAACGGAAGTATTTGCCCAAACTCGCTACCGGCGAATGGCTCGGCTGTTTCGGACTGACCGAGCCCGACCATGGCTCGAACCCGGGCGGAATGCAGACGAATATCGTAAAGACCGACGGCGGCTACCTGCTCAATGGGTCCAAAATGTGGATTTCGAATGCACCATTTGCCCAAATCGGCGTGGTGTGGGCGCGCAATGAGGAGGGTAGGGTGCAGGGCGTGATCGTGGAGCGTGGCATGGAAGGTCTTTCAACTCCTGAAATTCACAACAAATGGTCACTGCGGACCAGCGCGACGGGCGAACTTGTTTTTGACAATGTATTAATTCCCGAAACGCATATTCTTCCCGGCGCCTTGGGTCTGAAAGCCGCATTACAATGTCTCGATAAAGCACGGTACGGCATTGCGTGGGGCGCCATCGGCGCGGCGGTCGATTGTTATGATACGGCTGTGAAGTATTCCGCGGAACGCATCCAGTTCGATAAGCCGATCGGCGCATTTCAATTAACCCAAAAGAAACTGGCCGAAATGCTCACCGAAATCACGAAAGCGCAGCTGCTCGCATGGCGGCTGGGCCAGTTGATGGACGCCGGCGAAGCAACCACGGTCCAGATTTCAATGGCCAAAAGAAATAATGTGGAAATGGCGCTGAACGTTGCCCGCGAGGCCCGCCAGGTTCTCGGCGCAATGGGCATTACCGGCGAATTTCCCATAATGCGGCACATGATGAACCTCGAATCGGTGATTACCTACGAGGGCACGCATGACATTCATTTGCTGATATTGGGGGCGGAGATTACGGGGATTGGGGCGTTTAAATAG
- a CDS encoding type II toxin-antitoxin system HicB family antitoxin: protein MSSNHQLIIYWSDEDQSFIVEVPELPGCMANGATQSEALANAQRVIDEWIATAKELGREIPKAKGKLMYA from the coding sequence ATGTCTAGTAATCACCAACTGATCATATATTGGAGCGACGAAGATCAATCCTTCATTGTTGAAGTTCCCGAATTGCCAGGTTGCATGGCTAATGGGGCGACACAAAGCGAGGCATTGGCCAATGCGCAAAGGGTTATCGACGAATGGATTGCTACCGCGAAAGAGCTAGGAAGGGAAATCCCGAAAGCCAAAGGCAAACTGATGTACGCCTGA